One genomic segment of Tursiops truncatus isolate mTurTru1 chromosome 11, mTurTru1.mat.Y, whole genome shotgun sequence includes these proteins:
- the CCER1 gene encoding coiled-coil domain-containing glutamate-rich protein 1: MTQPLDRKEDPLNLGHGGASSAPLSTWSSCHRRLRGAPVYRQWHRYGPKAEYEPPRKQPKQQHGSGPWFQPPRRPSWAVYSNWGRWGGPWHPPPEGFWKPPGRVQVIRVYGLHPFCLCCCSCWRSPWNPGWARPPARKKHWGRRGRGLRRDPRRSFQRSPSEDLSTLLRPVNLCGWREPGLRAPRNTTQFIMNQIYEDMRQQEALRAQQAQAGGTASAAGSFGNDAASSGGEEDAELRATLYSFGQNPSLAFSPDPDEENQSPSPQPVEEEERNEEEEEKCGEEECDCKELESEEEDAEGEDEEEAEEPDSVEEGAEGEEHEEEGEGLEEEEQREEENRLSLEMPLSTLVGAEEETENFINCTY; this comes from the coding sequence ATGACCCAGCCCCTCGATAGAAAAGAGGATCCTCTTAACCTGGGCCACGGGGGGGCGTCCTCTGCCCCATTAAGCACCTGGTCTTCCTGCCATCGAAGGCTCAGGGGCGCTCCGGTTTACAGGCAGTGGCATCGCTATGGTCCCAAGGCCGAGTATGAGCCCCCAAGGAAACAGCCGAAGCAACAGCACGGCTCAGGACCTTGGTTCCAGCCACCCAGACGTCCCTCTTGGGCCGTGTATTCTAATTGGGGGCGCTGGGGAGGACCCTGGCACCCACCTCCGGAGGGATTCTGGAAGCCCCCTGGCCGGGTGCAAGTGATCCGGGTGTACGGCCTGCACCCATTCTGCCTTTGCTGCTGCTCCTGCTGGCGCAGCCCCTGGAACCCCGGCTGGGCGAGGCCCCCGGCCCGGAAGAAGCACTGGGGCCGCCGGGGCCGCGGCCTGCGCCGCGACCCTCGCCGCTCCTTCCAGAGGAGCCCTTCAGAGGATCTGAGCACGCTGCTGCGGCCGGTCAATCTGTGCGGGTGGCGGGAACCCGGCCTGCGGGCACCGCGGAACACCACCCAGTTCATCATGAACCAGATCTACGAGGATATGCGGCAGCAGGAGGCACTGCGGGCGCAGCAGGCCCAGGCGGGCGGCACCGCATCCGCGGCCGGCTCCTTCGGAAACGATGCGGCCTCCAGCGGTGGCGAGGAAGACGCGGAGCTGCGGGCAACTTTGTATAGCTTTGGGCAGAATCCCTCTCTAGCCTTCAGTCCGGACCCGGATGAGGAAAACCAGTCTCCAAGCCCACAGCCggtagaggaagaggagagaaatgaggaggaggaggagaagtgtGGCGAGGAGGAGTGTGACTGCAAGGAGTTGGAGAGCGAGGAGGAGGACGCAGAGGGCGAGGATGAAGAGGAGGCCGAAGAACCTGACTCCGTGGAGgagggggcggagggggaggagcatgaagaggaaggggaggggctggaggaggaagagcagagggaggaagagaaccGTTTGTCTCTGGAAATGCCTTTATCAACCTTAGTGGGGGctgaagaagagacagagaactTTATAAACTGTACTTATTGA